TCCTTTAGAGTCTGTAATGAGTATAGTATATGTTCCTGCAGCAGATATTGTGATGAAAGGATCTGTAGAGATTATGTTTCCATTTTGGTCTTTCCACTGGTAGGTGGCAGCCGGATCGGTTATGGTTACATTATAGGTTTGGGTATCTCCCAGGCACAGTGTTCTGTCTTTGCCTAAATCTACGGTAAGCTGCACCGGATCCGTTAAAGTATACTGTCTGAAAATACTGCATCCGTTAGCATCCGTAACAGTAACTGTGTATTGTCCTGCAACAAGACCTGTATTATTTTCTCCCGTTATTCCATTGGTCCAGGCAATTGTGTAAGGTGCTTTTCCACCTGAAACACTTATTTTAATTTCACCGTTAGCTGCTCCATAGCAAATGGGATTCTGTACTAAAATATCATCAATCGCCAATTGGTTTGGCCCCTGAATCTGTACACTTCCACTTACTTTGCAGTTTTTGGCATCATTCACAAGAACAAAATAGTTGCCAGCGGATAGTCCTGTAACCGTAGGAGTTGTATCATTGGTATTCCACTGGTAAGAATAAGCTCCTGTTCCTCCGGTAGCTGTAACGGAAACCTGTCCTCCATTTTGTCCATAACATGAAATAGTATTGGCTGCTAAGGTAATAGCTAATTCAGAAGGGAAAACAAGAACATATTGCGCATCCGTTGTATTATTTTTTGAATCTTTCACTAAAACTTTATACGTTCCGGTTGTAAGATTATCCAAAGTAACCTGATTAGCTCCCGGAATATCCTGAAACAATCCGTTATTCAGAATCTGCCATTGGTATGTATAACTTCCTACTCCACCAGTGACTACAGCTTTCAGAATTCCGTCTTCTGCTTCATCCGGGATACCGTTATTATTCACATCCGGTTTGAACTGATAATTATTGGCTATATTACAGGATATTTGTTTTTCAAGCTGAATATTAGCCACCAGAGGATCCGGCTGATTTACAATAAATTCCTGAGATATAATTCCGCAATTCCCCAATTGGCTTGAGGCTACCGAATAGTTTTTATCCTTTACCGTTAAATAATAGGTTCCCGCAGGAAGTCCGTCAAGCTTAATAGTATAAGGATTATTCACTGCATCAGTAGTGATTCCTGATGTAATCACAGTTCCTGAAGGGGTGTCTTTTCTCCATTCAAAATTGTAAGATCCATCTGCATTGGGTGTTCCTCCAATGACTCTCACGGAAATATATCCATTGCTTAAACCATATCCTGTAGGTTGCGAAACCTCTGTTTCAGCTGCCGGAAATGCAATGGCCTGAGAAGGCTGCGTGATTGTTACGGTTATTTCTTTTTCGCTGCCATTATCTTTTGCCACGCACAGGTTAGAATCTCTTACTTTTATTTTATAGATTCCTGCGTTTAATCCCTGAATTATTGTTGTATTTCCACTGCTAAAATTCGTCCAGTCTACGTAGGGCTGTCCGTCTTTTGTAACCAAATATTGATATTGATTTTGTCCACCACCCGCTGTTAAAGAGATATTCCCATCATTTCCCTGAAAACAGTACACATTAGTTTGTGAAGTCATGGAAAAAGTGACTGGCGTTGGTTTGGTGATCTCAAAACTAACAGTATGGCTTGAGGCATCGGTATAAGTAGCATTAGCGTTATAAGTTCCTAATAGTCCCAACTTATATTTACCCGGCTGAAGATTCGGAATAACAAGTGTAGTATTGGTCTGTAAAAACGGGGTCAGATCTCCATTCGGGAAACCTGAATTTGATAAATCGACTGCTGCTCCAGTGTCTGTATTTAATAATGAAACTTTTAAGTTTTCACCTGCAATTAATGTTCTGTCAAAATTTAAAGTGATACTTCCATCCGAGGTGTCTGAACATTTGGTTGGACTTACTGTATTTGTTGGGATATGAGGTGCTGATTTTAACAGAGTTAAAACAACAGGAGAAGAAACCGCTTCATAAACTCCATTTGAAAGACATGAAGCTGCTCTGAAATAGATATTCTGTCCTAAATATTGTGAATAGTTGTTTCCAAAAAGGTCTTTAGCAGAAACACTCAGTTTGTTCAAAGTAAATAAAGAAGGATCAATATCAATCCAGTTTACGTTATCAACGCTATACTGATAATGGTATAAATTGGCAGCAAATCCTTGTTTCGCATATAAATTCACTTTATCATCTGAGGGTAAAATGGTATTGGGCTGGCTGGTACCAGGAAGGTTTTCAGAGATAAGCGTATGTACCGGAAGAAATCTCAGATCATAATTAAA
The nucleotide sequence above comes from Chryseobacterium sp. 7. Encoded proteins:
- a CDS encoding SprB repeat-containing protein — its product is MKKILLLLLTIFHVFLWGQGGQAEYKVEFKNFNAVITHNIQNNSSNSEMHIFMYYEDGSRDEIFYKQLLNDNPGNSTYNYSNIYTTPKKPVGIRYYMFINWIKQSSNTEVHEGDYFRTTDICTPIHVVEYFPNAENSDHFDPPFNYDLRFLPVHTLISENLPGTSQPNTILPSDDKVNLYAKQGFAANLYHYQYSVDNVNWIDIDPSLFTLNKLSVSAKDLFGNNYSQYLGQNIYFRAASCLSNGVYEAVSSPVVLTLLKSAPHIPTNTVSPTKCSDTSDGSITLNFDRTLIAGENLKVSLLNTDTGAAVDLSNSGFPNGDLTPFLQTNTTLVIPNLQPGKYKLGLLGTYNANATYTDASSHTVSFEITKPTPVTFSMTSQTNVYCFQGNDGNISLTAGGGQNQYQYLVTKDGQPYVDWTNFSSGNTTIIQGLNAGIYKIKVRDSNLCVAKDNGSEKEITVTITQPSQAIAFPAAETEVSQPTGYGLSNGYISVRVIGGTPNADGSYNFEWRKDTPSGTVITSGITTDAVNNPYTIKLDGLPAGTYYLTVKDKNYSVASSQLGNCGIISQEFIVNQPDPLVANIQLEKQISCNIANNYQFKPDVNNNGIPDEAEDGILKAVVTGGVGSYTYQWQILNNGLFQDIPGANQVTLDNLTTGTYKVLVKDSKNNTTDAQYVLVFPSELAITLAANTISCYGQNGGQVSVTATGGTGAYSYQWNTNDTTPTVTGLSAGNYFVLVNDAKNCKVSGSVQIQGPNQLAIDDILVQNPICYGAANGEIKISVSGGKAPYTIAWTNGITGENNTGLVAGQYTVTVTDANGCSIFRQYTLTDPVQLTVDLGKDRTLCLGDTQTYNVTITDPAATYQWKDQNGNIISTDPFITISAAGTYTILITDSKGCTATDTVVIKNSSEVLNPQFMLTTHAYREATVVLVNTSPTKPETVEWVIPNTPDIQVINKTDDFIELKFLQLGAYEIGLKGTQGECEKIFYKKVIVEENTTGVNLNPEKASNVREFTILPNPNNGIFSILVGLDKAAIINVRIIDMVSHEAYPAVKKTPSTYFTIPYNTSLPAGSYLIILETGNEALVKRMLVQ